The following coding sequences lie in one Eschrichtius robustus isolate mEscRob2 chromosome 17, mEscRob2.pri, whole genome shotgun sequence genomic window:
- the EEF1D gene encoding elongation factor 1-delta isoform X2, whose protein sequence is MATNFLVHEKIWFDKFKYDDAERKFYEQMNGPVAGSSRQENGASVILRDIARARENIQKSLAGSSGPGASSGPGGDPSELVIRIASLEVENQSLRGVVQDLQQAVSKLEARLSALEKSSPAHRATAPQTQHVSPMRQVEPPARKVATATEDDEDDDIDLFGSDEEGDKEAAQLREERLRQYAERKAKKPAPVAKSSILLDVKPWDDETDMAQLEACVRSVQLDGLTWGGSKLMPVGYGIHKLQIQCVVEDDKVGTDLLEEEITKFEEHVQSVDIAAFNKI, encoded by the exons ATGGCCACAAACTTTCTAGTGCACGAGAAGATCTGGTTTGACAAGTTCAAATATGATGATGCAGAAAGGAAATTCTACGAGCAGATGAACGGGCCCGTGGCCGGCTCCTCACGCCAG GAGAACGGCGCCAGCGTGATCCTCCGTGACATCGCGAGAGCCAGAGAAAACATCCAGAAGTCCCTGGCCGGA AGCTCAGGCCCTGGGGCCTCCAGCGGGCCCGGTGGAGACCCCAGTGAGCTGGTCATCCGGATTGCCAGCCTGGAAGTGGAGAACCAGAGCCTGCGAGGGG TGGTGCAGGATCTGCAGCAGGCTGTCTCCAAGCTGGAGGCCCGGCTGAGTGCGCTAGAGAAGAGCTCGCCCGCCCACCGGGCCACAGCTCCACAGACCCAG CACGTGTCTCCCATGCGCCAAGTGGAGCCCCCCGCCAGGAAGGTGGCCACCGCGACAGAGGACGACGAGGACGACGACATTGACCTGTTCGGCAGCGACGAGGAGGGGGACAAGGAGGCAGCCCAGCTGCGGGAGGAGAGGCTGCGGCAGTACGCCGAGAGGAAGGCCAAGAAGCCTGCCCCGGTGGCCAAGTCCTCCATCCTCCTGGACGTCAAGCCT tgGGATGACGAGACGGACATGGCCCAGCTGGAGGCCTGCGTGCGCTCCGTCCAGCTGGACGGGCTGACCTGGGGGGGCTCCAAGCTGATGCCCGTGGGCTACGGTATCCACAAGCTGCAGATCCAGTGTGTGGTGGAGGACGACAAGGTGGGCACGGACCTGCTGGAAGAGGAGATCACCAAGTTCGAGGAGCAC GTGCAGAGCGTTGACATTGCTGCTTTCAACAAGATCTGA
- the EEF1D gene encoding elongation factor 1-delta isoform X1, giving the protein MESLDLDKEIKAKMRSRKASCALETVWEDKQKYGEAERRFYEHEAMRAAAQQPPAEALAVNGPGREEEAEEADAPNGNGNGNGNGSGSGSGSSEPGKSHNGKKPLQKPRKRSPKGWLSQADLALVGLSADHVWLDKPLFDQAESSYHQRLADAAAQAAQPPALAPGALCAHGSQMACHHVTWGVWVNKSSFDQAERAFVEWSQALLLAVEGSGGQGAPDTGQWAAAPDLRLIRQPSPPANGQPPLGSLQALVREVWLEKPRYDAAERGFYEALFDGHPPGKVRLQERAGQAEGARHGRRDRRGRSAMGSRRLGPRRVDGEAPSALPYRYFLHKDAEAPWLSKPAYDSAECRHHAAEALRMAWRLEAPSLVHRPSARSGPSMSSLRPKKMATNFLVHEKIWFDKFKYDDAERKFYEQMNGPVAGSSRQENGASVILRDIARARENIQKSLAGSSGPGASSGPGGDPSELVIRIASLEVENQSLRGVVQDLQQAVSKLEARLSALEKSSPAHRATAPQTQHVSPMRQVEPPARKVATATEDDEDDDIDLFGSDEEGDKEAAQLREERLRQYAERKAKKPAPVAKSSILLDVKPWDDETDMAQLEACVRSVQLDGLTWGGSKLMPVGYGIHKLQIQCVVEDDKVGTDLLEEEITKFEEHVQSVDIAAFNKI; this is encoded by the exons ATGGAGAGTCTGGATTTGGATAAG GAGATCAAAGCGAAA ATGAGGAGCAGGAAGGCCTCCTGTGCCCTGGAGACGGTCTGGGAAGACAAGCAGAAGTATGGGGAAGCCGAACGGCGCTTCTATGAGCACGAGGCCATGAGAGCCGCCGCCCAGCAGCCCCCGGCCGAGGCACTGGCAGTGAACGGGCCGGGCCGGGAGGAGGAGGCCGAGGAGGCGGACGCCCCCAACGGCAACGGCAACGGCAACGGCaacggcagcggcagcggcagcggcagcagcgAGCCCGGGAAGAGCCACAACGGGAAGAAGCCGTTGCAGAAGCCGAGGAAGCGCTCCCCGAAGGGCTGGCTCAGCCAGGCGGACCTGGCCCTCGTGGGCCTCTCAGCCGACCACGTCTGGCTGGACAAGCCGCTTTTCGACCAGGCGGAGAGCTCATACCACCAGAGGCTGGCAGATGCGGCCGCCCAGGCAGCCCAGCCCCCCGCCCTGGCCCCTGGGGCCCTCTGCGCCCACGGAAGCCAGATGGCCTGCCACCACGTGACCTGGGGCGTCTGGGTTAACAAGTCTTCCTTTGACCAGGCTGAGCGGGCGTTCGTGGAGTGGTCTCAGGCCTTGCTGCTGGCCGTGGAGGGAAGTGGCGGGCAGGGGGCTCCCGACACGGGCCAGTGGGCGGCCGCCCCCGACCTGCGCCTCATCCGCCAGCCCAGCCCGCCAGCCAACGGCCAGCCCCCGCTGGGCAGCCTGCAGGCGCTGGTGCGGGAGGTGTGGCTGGAGAAGCCCCGCTACGACGCGGCCGAGAGGGGCTTCTACGAGGCCCTGTTTGACGGCCACCCCCCCGGGAAGGTGCGCCTGCAGGAGCGAGCCGGTCAGGCTGAGGGCGCCCGGCACGGCCGCAGAGACCGGCGGGGCCGCAGCGCCATGGGAAGCCGGCGGCTCGGGCCGCGGCGGGTGGACGGGGAGGCCCCCTCTGCCCTGCCCTACCGGTACTTCCTGCACAAGGACGCTGAGGCCCCCTGGCTCAGCAAGCCGGCCTACGACAGCGCAGAGTGCCGCCACCACGCCGCCGAGGCCCTGCGCATGGCCTGGCGCCTCGAAGCTCCGTCCCTGGTTCACCGACCCAGCGCCCGGTCTGGCCCTTCCATGTCCAGCCTGAGACCCAA AAAAATGGCCACAAACTTTCTAGTGCACGAGAAGATCTGGTTTGACAAGTTCAAATATGATGATGCAGAAAGGAAATTCTACGAGCAGATGAACGGGCCCGTGGCCGGCTCCTCACGCCAG GAGAACGGCGCCAGCGTGATCCTCCGTGACATCGCGAGAGCCAGAGAAAACATCCAGAAGTCCCTGGCCGGA AGCTCAGGCCCTGGGGCCTCCAGCGGGCCCGGTGGAGACCCCAGTGAGCTGGTCATCCGGATTGCCAGCCTGGAAGTGGAGAACCAGAGCCTGCGAGGGG TGGTGCAGGATCTGCAGCAGGCTGTCTCCAAGCTGGAGGCCCGGCTGAGTGCGCTAGAGAAGAGCTCGCCCGCCCACCGGGCCACAGCTCCACAGACCCAG CACGTGTCTCCCATGCGCCAAGTGGAGCCCCCCGCCAGGAAGGTGGCCACCGCGACAGAGGACGACGAGGACGACGACATTGACCTGTTCGGCAGCGACGAGGAGGGGGACAAGGAGGCAGCCCAGCTGCGGGAGGAGAGGCTGCGGCAGTACGCCGAGAGGAAGGCCAAGAAGCCTGCCCCGGTGGCCAAGTCCTCCATCCTCCTGGACGTCAAGCCT tgGGATGACGAGACGGACATGGCCCAGCTGGAGGCCTGCGTGCGCTCCGTCCAGCTGGACGGGCTGACCTGGGGGGGCTCCAAGCTGATGCCCGTGGGCTACGGTATCCACAAGCTGCAGATCCAGTGTGTGGTGGAGGACGACAAGGTGGGCACGGACCTGCTGGAAGAGGAGATCACCAAGTTCGAGGAGCAC GTGCAGAGCGTTGACATTGCTGCTTTCAACAAGATCTGA